One stretch of Corvus hawaiiensis isolate bCorHaw1 chromosome 1, bCorHaw1.pri.cur, whole genome shotgun sequence DNA includes these proteins:
- the CUL2 gene encoding cullin-2 isoform X1 yields MSLKPRVVDFDETWNKLLTTIKAVVMLDYVERATWNDRFSDIYALCVAYPEPLGERLYTETKIFLENHVRHLHKRVLEAEEQVLVMYHRYWEEYSKGADYMDCLYRYLNTQFIKKNKLTEADLQYGYGGVDMNEPLMEIGELALDMWRKLMIEPLQAILIRMLLREIKNPSTPPTRQAEYQLKHFCFNTTGSRQDLEFDRCGEDPNQKVIHGVINSFVHVEQYKKKFPLKFYQEIFECPFLNETGEYYKQEASNLLQESNCSQYMEKVLGRLKDEEMRCRKYLHPSSYVKVSHECQQRMVADHLQFLHAECHNIIRQEKRNDMANMYTLLRAVSSGLPHMIQELQNHIYDEGLRATSNLSQENMPTQFVESVLEVHSKFVQLINTVLNGDQHFMSALDKALTSVVNYREPKSICKAPELLAKYCDNLLKKSAKGMTENEVEDKLTSFITVFKYIDDKDVFQKFYARMLAKRLIHGLSMSMDSEEAMINKLKQACGYEFTSKLHRMYTDMSVSADLNNKFNNFIKNQDTVIDLGISFQIYVLQAGAWPLTQAPSSTFAIPQELEKSVQMFELFYSQHFSGRKLTWLHYLCTGEVKMNYLCKPYVAMVTTYQMAVLLAFNNSETVSYKELQDSTQMNEKELTKTIKSLLDVKMINHDSDKEDIEAESTFSLNMNFSSKRTKFKITTSMQKDTPQEMEQTRSAVDEDRKMYLQAAIVRIMKARKVLRHNALIQEVISQSRARFNPSISMIKKCIEVLIDKQYIERSQASADEYSYVA; encoded by the exons AGACATTTATGCTTTGTGTGTGGCCTATCCTGAACCTCTTGGAGAGAGACTTTATACTGAGACTAAAATTTTTTTGGAGAATCATGTACGCCATTTGCACAAG AGAGTTCTGGAAGCTGAAGAACAAGTACTGGTTATGTATCACAGATACTGGGAAGAGTATAGCAAAGGGGCAGACTATATGGACTGTTTATACAG GTACCTCAACACACAGTTTATTAAGAAGAACAAACTGACTGAAGCTGATCTTCAGTATGGTTATGGAGGGGTGGATATGAATGAACCTTTGATGGAAATTGGAGAG CTAGCTCTTGATATGTGGAGAAAATTAATGATTGAGCCACTGCAGGCCATCCTTATTCGGATGCTCCTCCgagaaataaaaaa CCCAAGCACTCCTCCTACAAGGCAAGCTGAATATCAACTTAAGCATTTTTGTTTCAACACAACAGGAAGCCGACAAGATCTTGAATT TGATCGCTGTGGAGAAGACCCAAACCAGAAAGTAATCCATGGGGTTATTAACTCCTTTGTTCATGTTGAACAGTATAAGAAAAAATTCCCCCTAAAG TTTTATCAGGAAATTTTTGAGTGTCCTTTTCTGAATGAAACAGGGGAGTATTATAAACAAGAAGCTTCAAACTTATTGCAAGAGTCAAATTGCTCGCAGTACATGGAGAAG GTTTTAGGTAGAttaaaagatgaagaaatgCGATGTCGGAAGTACTTGCATCCCAGTTCGTATGTCAAAGTGAGTCATGAATGCCAACAGAGGATGGTAGCTGATCACTTGCAGTTTCTACATGCAGAATGTCACAATATTATCagacaagagaaaagaaatg ACATGGCAAATATGTATACTCTACTTCGTGCTGTGTCAAGTGGTTTACCTCATATGATTCAGGAACTACAAAACCATATCTATGATGAGGGCCTTAGAGCAACCAGCAATCTTTCTCAGGAAAAC ATGCCAACTCAGTTTGTGGAGTCAGTTTTGGAAGTACATAGTAAATTTGTTCAACTCATCAACACTGTTTTGAATGGTGATCAACACTTTATGAGTGCCCTTGATAAG GCTTTGACATCAGTAGTCAACTATCGGGAGCCCAAGTCGATCTGCAAAGCACCTGAGTTG CTGGCCAAATACTGTGACAACTTGTTAAAGAAATCAGCAAAAGGAATGACAGAGAATGAAGTTGAAGACAAGCTGACAAGTTTCATTACTGTTTTCAAATACATTGATGACAAAGATGTATTCCAAAAG ttctATGCCAGAATGTTGGCAAAAAGATTAATTCATGGTTTGTCTATGTCTATGGATTCTGAAGAAGCAATGATAAATAAACTAAAG CAAGCCTGTGGTTATGAATTTACCAGCAAGCTCCATCGAATGTATACAGACATGAGTGTTAGTGCTGATCTCAACAATAAATTCAACAACTTTATCAAAAACCAGGACACAGTCATTGATTTGGGAATTAGTTTTCAGATATATGTTCTACAG GCTGGTGCATGGCCTCTAACTCAGGCTCCTTCTTCTACATTTGCAATTCCTCAGGAACTGGAAAAAAGTGTACAGATG tttgaattattttacagTCAGCATTTTAGTGGAAGGAAGCTTACTTGGTTACATTATCTTTGTACAG GTGAagtaaaaatgaattatttgtgCAAACCTTATGTAGCCATGGTCACAACATACCAAATGGCAGTGTTGCTTGCCTTCAACAACAGTGAGACTGTCAGTTACAAGGAGCTTCAGGACAGTACACAAATGAATGAGAAGGAACTGACAAAAACCATCAAATCTCTGCTTGATGTCAAAATGATCAACCATGACTCAGACAAG GAAGATATAGAGGCAGAGTCTACGTTTTCATTAAATATGAACTTCAGCAGTAAACGAACAAAGTTTAAAATTACTACATCAATGCAGAAAGACACACCCCAG GAGATGGAGCAGACCAGAAGTGCTGTAGATGAAGACAGGAAAATGTATCTTCAAGCTGCTATAGTCCGTATCATGAAGGCACGTAAAGTGCTGCGACATAATGCTCTTATTCAGGAG GTAATTAGCCAATCAAGAGCTAGGTTTAACCCAAGTATCAGCATGATTAAGAAGTGTATTGAAGTCCTGATAGACAAACAGTACATAGAGCGAAGCCAGGCCTCTGCAGATGAATACAGTTATGTAGCATGA
- the CUL2 gene encoding cullin-2 isoform X2: MSLKPRVVDFDETWNKLLTTIKAVVMLDYVERATWNDRFSDIYALCVAYPEPLGERLYTETKIFLENHVRHLHKRVLEAEEQVLVMYHRYWEEYSKGADYMDCLYRYLNTQFIKKNKLTEADLQYGYGGVDMNEPLMEIGELALDMWRKLMIEPLQAILIRMLLREIKNDRCGEDPNQKVIHGVINSFVHVEQYKKKFPLKFYQEIFECPFLNETGEYYKQEASNLLQESNCSQYMEKVLGRLKDEEMRCRKYLHPSSYVKVSHECQQRMVADHLQFLHAECHNIIRQEKRNDMANMYTLLRAVSSGLPHMIQELQNHIYDEGLRATSNLSQENMPTQFVESVLEVHSKFVQLINTVLNGDQHFMSALDKALTSVVNYREPKSICKAPELLAKYCDNLLKKSAKGMTENEVEDKLTSFITVFKYIDDKDVFQKFYARMLAKRLIHGLSMSMDSEEAMINKLKQACGYEFTSKLHRMYTDMSVSADLNNKFNNFIKNQDTVIDLGISFQIYVLQAGAWPLTQAPSSTFAIPQELEKSVQMFELFYSQHFSGRKLTWLHYLCTGEVKMNYLCKPYVAMVTTYQMAVLLAFNNSETVSYKELQDSTQMNEKELTKTIKSLLDVKMINHDSDKEDIEAESTFSLNMNFSSKRTKFKITTSMQKDTPQEMEQTRSAVDEDRKMYLQAAIVRIMKARKVLRHNALIQEVISQSRARFNPSISMIKKCIEVLIDKQYIERSQASADEYSYVA; the protein is encoded by the exons AGACATTTATGCTTTGTGTGTGGCCTATCCTGAACCTCTTGGAGAGAGACTTTATACTGAGACTAAAATTTTTTTGGAGAATCATGTACGCCATTTGCACAAG AGAGTTCTGGAAGCTGAAGAACAAGTACTGGTTATGTATCACAGATACTGGGAAGAGTATAGCAAAGGGGCAGACTATATGGACTGTTTATACAG GTACCTCAACACACAGTTTATTAAGAAGAACAAACTGACTGAAGCTGATCTTCAGTATGGTTATGGAGGGGTGGATATGAATGAACCTTTGATGGAAATTGGAGAG CTAGCTCTTGATATGTGGAGAAAATTAATGATTGAGCCACTGCAGGCCATCCTTATTCGGATGCTCCTCCgagaaataaaaaa TGATCGCTGTGGAGAAGACCCAAACCAGAAAGTAATCCATGGGGTTATTAACTCCTTTGTTCATGTTGAACAGTATAAGAAAAAATTCCCCCTAAAG TTTTATCAGGAAATTTTTGAGTGTCCTTTTCTGAATGAAACAGGGGAGTATTATAAACAAGAAGCTTCAAACTTATTGCAAGAGTCAAATTGCTCGCAGTACATGGAGAAG GTTTTAGGTAGAttaaaagatgaagaaatgCGATGTCGGAAGTACTTGCATCCCAGTTCGTATGTCAAAGTGAGTCATGAATGCCAACAGAGGATGGTAGCTGATCACTTGCAGTTTCTACATGCAGAATGTCACAATATTATCagacaagagaaaagaaatg ACATGGCAAATATGTATACTCTACTTCGTGCTGTGTCAAGTGGTTTACCTCATATGATTCAGGAACTACAAAACCATATCTATGATGAGGGCCTTAGAGCAACCAGCAATCTTTCTCAGGAAAAC ATGCCAACTCAGTTTGTGGAGTCAGTTTTGGAAGTACATAGTAAATTTGTTCAACTCATCAACACTGTTTTGAATGGTGATCAACACTTTATGAGTGCCCTTGATAAG GCTTTGACATCAGTAGTCAACTATCGGGAGCCCAAGTCGATCTGCAAAGCACCTGAGTTG CTGGCCAAATACTGTGACAACTTGTTAAAGAAATCAGCAAAAGGAATGACAGAGAATGAAGTTGAAGACAAGCTGACAAGTTTCATTACTGTTTTCAAATACATTGATGACAAAGATGTATTCCAAAAG ttctATGCCAGAATGTTGGCAAAAAGATTAATTCATGGTTTGTCTATGTCTATGGATTCTGAAGAAGCAATGATAAATAAACTAAAG CAAGCCTGTGGTTATGAATTTACCAGCAAGCTCCATCGAATGTATACAGACATGAGTGTTAGTGCTGATCTCAACAATAAATTCAACAACTTTATCAAAAACCAGGACACAGTCATTGATTTGGGAATTAGTTTTCAGATATATGTTCTACAG GCTGGTGCATGGCCTCTAACTCAGGCTCCTTCTTCTACATTTGCAATTCCTCAGGAACTGGAAAAAAGTGTACAGATG tttgaattattttacagTCAGCATTTTAGTGGAAGGAAGCTTACTTGGTTACATTATCTTTGTACAG GTGAagtaaaaatgaattatttgtgCAAACCTTATGTAGCCATGGTCACAACATACCAAATGGCAGTGTTGCTTGCCTTCAACAACAGTGAGACTGTCAGTTACAAGGAGCTTCAGGACAGTACACAAATGAATGAGAAGGAACTGACAAAAACCATCAAATCTCTGCTTGATGTCAAAATGATCAACCATGACTCAGACAAG GAAGATATAGAGGCAGAGTCTACGTTTTCATTAAATATGAACTTCAGCAGTAAACGAACAAAGTTTAAAATTACTACATCAATGCAGAAAGACACACCCCAG GAGATGGAGCAGACCAGAAGTGCTGTAGATGAAGACAGGAAAATGTATCTTCAAGCTGCTATAGTCCGTATCATGAAGGCACGTAAAGTGCTGCGACATAATGCTCTTATTCAGGAG GTAATTAGCCAATCAAGAGCTAGGTTTAACCCAAGTATCAGCATGATTAAGAAGTGTATTGAAGTCCTGATAGACAAACAGTACATAGAGCGAAGCCAGGCCTCTGCAGATGAATACAGTTATGTAGCATGA